Sequence from the Halobaculum rubrum genome:
TTGGCCGGTCCCCGAAGGAACCCCCCGTCAGCGCGGTCGTCGTTCGGAACGCGCTCGCCGCAGAGCGCGTCGGTCGAGCGCCGATTACTGCAGCGTGCTCTGAAACTCCCGCTTATCGGTCGTTGCCGTTCCCGTTGCCGTTGTTGCCGCGGGCATCGTCGTCATCGTCCTCGTCGTCTTCCTCCTCGTCGTCCTCATCGTCCTCGTCTTCCTCTTCGTCGTCATCGTCGTCGTTCGGCCCGACGTCCTCGGGCGGACCGCGGCGGTCGTCGTCGTCGGTCTCGTTCTCGTCATCGTCGTCGTTCGGCCCGACGTCCTCGGGCGGACCGCGGCGGTCGTCGTCGGTCTCGTTCTCGTCGTCACCGTCGGGACCGACGTCCGCGGGCGGACCGCGCTCGCCGTCGGGGCCGTTTCCGGCGGCAGCGCTGACTGCCTCGCCGAGCGTGCTGGCGTTCGTCTCGCCGCTCAGGAACGCGTTGACGGCCGAGAGCACGTCCTTCGCGTTGTCGGAGGCGTCGGCGGGCAGGCCGATCGCGGGGCCGCGCCGATCGGTTTCGTTCTCGTCGGTTTCGTTCTCGTCAGTCTCGTTTTCCTCCTCCTCGTCGGTCTCGGCCTCGAACTCGGCCTCCGCGACGGTCACGGAGCCGTTCTCGAACGCGAGCACGATCTCGCCGGAGACGTTCTCCCCGGTCACGTCGAGCTCGACCTCCTCGGTGTCGGAGGCGTTCACGTCGAACGCGACCGCGCCGTCCGCGTCGGTGGTGCCGACGAGCGTGTCGTTGCGAAGCATCGACAGCCCCTCGACGCCGCTCCCGTTCGCGGTCACGGCGAGCGTCACCGTCCCGTTGTCGTACGCGGCGTCAGTCTCGTACTCGTCGACGGACGCGTCGGTCGCGGCGACCGTCGCCCCCGTTCCGGTACTCGTCGCGGCCGCGCCCACACCGGCGCCCACGAGGAGCGTCGCCAGGGCGACCGCGAGCAGCTTCTTTGCGTTCATCACGACTGTCGCCTGTCGCCCCACGGTAAAGAAGGGAGTAAACGGCGAACTCGGATTCTCGGGTTTGAAGCGCTGTAAAGTCGAATTAAGCCCGATTAACCGACGGTGGCGGTGTGGCCTCGACGCCGCCGACGGGATCGACCGATGGAGGGGGATCTGTCAGTTGCGGCGGTTCGCGCGCGTCGATCAACCAGTGACTGGCGGGCGACCGGTATCCGGGCTCACGCGCCGGCGACGAGTTCGTCGGCGACGACCGCCGCCGAGAGCAGCTCCGGGTCGACCGCCAGATCGGCCTGTCCCTTGGCGAACTCCGGCAGCGACTCGGCCGCGTAGACGACCGCCCGTACGTCGGGGTTGCGGTCCTTCGCGACGGCGATCCCCGTCGCCTCCGCGGTGTCGGTGAGGACGAACAGCGCCGCGTCGTCGATGCCGGCGTCGTCGAGGGTGCCGCCGGTGACGGGGCCGTCGATACGCGAAACCGTCACGTCGAGCGACTCGAGTTCGGCGCCGAGGGCCTCCGGATCGGGACCAGCGACGACGGCGGAGAGATCGGTCATTGTCGGTTCGAGTCGGCTGGACGGGATAAGCTTCGTGTCTCGTCGATCGGCGGCGGTGTGTTCGGCGGCGGTGTGTTCGACGGCGGTGTTTCGAGCGACGCCCCAGCGGAGGCGGTCGAGAACGCGGCGTACTGAATCAGCGAGCGGGGCTGGAACGGGGGTCGGCTACTCGTACTCGATCGTCGCCGGCGGCTTGTGCGTCACGTCGTACACGACGCGCGCCACGTCGTCGTTCTCGCCGGTGATCCGCGACTGGATCCGCTGGAGCGTCTCCCACGGGAGGTTCTGCGCCCGCGCGGTCATGCCGTCGCGCGACTCCACCGAGCGCACGGAGACGACCCAGCCGTGGACGCGGTTGTCGCCCTTCACGCCCGTCGCCTTGCCGATGACGGCGGCGAACGCCTGCCAGGGATCGTGTTCCGCGACCTCCTCCTCGACGACGTGGTTCGCGTCGCGGGCCACAGCCAGCTTCTCCTCGGTGATCTCGCCGATGATGCGGACGGCGAGGCCGGGGCCGGGGAACGGCATCCGCTCGGAGATGACGGCCTCCAGGTCGAGCGCGCGGGCGACCTCGCGGACCTCGTCCTTGTACAGGTCGCGCACCGGCTCGACGATGCCCTCGAAGTCGACCACGTCGGGCAGGCCGCCGACGTTGTGGTGGGACTTGATGTTCCCCTCGCTCTCGATACGGTCGGGGTAGATCGTCCCCTGCACGAGGTACTCGGCGTCCGTCTCGATCGCCTCGCGCTCGAACTCCCGGATGAACTGCTCGCCGATGACGTGGCGCTTCTCCTCGGGGTCGGTGACGCCCGCGAGCGCGTCGAGGAAGCGGCCCTGCGCCTCCACGACCTCCAGCGAGTCCATGAACGCGAACGTCTCGCGGATCTGGTCGGTCTCCCCCTTGCGCATCAGCCCGGTGTCGACGTACACCGGCGTGAGCTGATCGCCGATCGCGCGGTACGCCAGCGCCGCCGCGACCGACGAGTCGACGCCGCCCGAGAGGGCGATGATCGCGTTCGCGTCGCCCACGGCCTCGGTGATCTCGGTCGTCGCCTCGTCGATGAACTCCTCGACGTTCACCATCAGGCGGTCACCTCCTCGTCGACGACGGCGTCGCGGTCGTCCGTCGATCCCTCCCCCTGCGGGTTCGTCTCGTCGAGCACCGCATCGAGCAGGCCGACGAACGGCGGCGACGCGCGGTCCGGGCGCGAGCGGAACTCGGGGTGGAACTGTGTCCCGACGAAGTACGGGTGGTCGTCGCGTTCGAGGATCTCCATACGCGGTCCGGCGTGCCCCGAGAACACGAGTCCGTCGGTCTCCAGTTCGTCGATGTAGTTCGGGTTCACCTCGTAGCGGTGGCGGTGACGCTCCGTACAGGAGTCGTCGCCGTAGATCCGCTCGGCGAGCGTGTCCGGCTCGATCTCGGTCTCGTGGGCGCCCAGCCGCATCGTGCCGCCCATGTCCTCCTCGTCGTGCTGGTCGGGAAGCAGGTCGATGACGGGGTACGGCGTCTCGGGCTCGAACTCCGCGGAGTCGGCGTCGTCCCAGTCGAGGACGTTGCGCGCGTGCTCGACGACGGCCATCTGGAAGCCGAGACACAGGCCCAGGAAGGGAACGTCGTGCTCGCGGGCGTAGCGGACGGCCTCCACCTTCCCGTCGGTGCCGCGGGAGCCGAAGCCGCCGGGGACGACGACGCCGTCGGCCGACTCCAACCGGTCGCGGTGGGCGCCGTCTGCCTCGTCGGCGGCGACCCAGACGACGTTCACGTCGACGCCGTGCTCCAAGCCGGCGTGTTTGAGCGCCTCGTGGACGCTCATGTACGCGTCCTCCAGGTCGTACTTGCCGACGAGGGCGATGTCGACCTCGCCTGTGCGCTCGCGCGTGACGAGGTCGCGCCAGGTGTTCTCGCGTTCGGCCTCGGGGAGCGCCTCCTCGACGAGTTCCAGCCGCTCCATCACGTGCTCGTCGAGACCCTCCTCCTCGACGGTGAGCGGGACGTGGTACACGTCGTCCACGTCGGGGTTCGAGAAGACGGCCTCGGTGGGCACGTCACAGAAGAGCGCGATCTTCTCTTTCGTCTCGGGGGCGAGTTCGTCGTCACAGCGGCCCACCAGGATGTCCGGCTGGAGGCCGATCGAGCGCAGTTCCTTCACGGAGTGTTGCGTCGGCTTCGTCTTCTGCTCGCCGTTCTTCGAGTACGGGACGAGCGTGACGTGGGTGAAGAGGATGTCCTCGTCGTCCTCCTCGTGGGCGAACTGCCGAAGCGCTTCGAGGTAGGGCATCCCCTCGATGTCGCCGACGGTGCCGCCGATCTCGACGAGACACACGTCGCTCCCCTCGGCTGCCTCGCGGATGCGGCGCTTGATGTCGTCGGTGACGTGCGGGATGACCTGTACCGTCTTCCCCAGGTAGTCGCCGGCGCGCTCCTTCTCGATGACGTGCTGGTACGTCTTCCCCGTCGTGACGTTGTGGTCGGAGGTCATGTCGACGCCGAGGAACCGCTCGTAGTTCCCCAAGTCGAGATCGACCTCGCCGCCGTCCTTGAGGACGTACACCTCGCCGTGCTGGTACGGGTTCATCGTCCCCGCGTCGACGTTGAGGTACGGGTCGATCTTGACGGCGGTCACGTCGAAGCCGGCGTTGGCCAGCAGCCGCCCCGTCGAGGCGGCGGTGATCCCCTTCCCCAGGCCGGACATCACCCCGCCCGTGACGAAAATGAACTTGCGACCCAGCGAGGGGTCGTACCCCGTCTGTTCAGTCGGCATACTGTGGGTGCGGCAGGCCCGTGGAAAACCGTTTCGGAGCCGCCGTTCTCCGTCCACGTTGTGACTCGTCCGTCCCCGAGAGGACGGCGTTCGCGACCGCACCTTTAGGTTGGTTCCGCCCCTGTGTCGGTGTATGCGTGTAGTCGTCGCCGGCGCAACCGGCTTCATCGGGACGCACCTCTGTACGGAACTCGACCAGCGCGGGCACGACGTCGTGGGGATCGCTCGCGACCCGACCGGCGCGGGACTCCCGGACGGGGTCGTCATCAAAGCCGGCGACGTTACCGACCGCGACTCCCTCGCGGGCGCCGTCGAGGGCGCCGACGCGGTCGTAAACCTCGTCGCGCTGTCGCCGCTGTTCAAGCCCGACGGCGGCGACGAGCTGCACGAACGGATTCACCTCCGGGGGACGGAGAACCTCCTCGCCGTCGCCGAGGACGCCGGCGTCGATCGGTTCGTCCAGATGTCCGCGCTCGGTGCGGACCCGGAGGGAACGACTCACTACATCCGCGCGAAGGGACACGCGGAGGAGGCCGTCCGTGAAAGCGAGATCGAACACGTGATCGCTCGCCCGTCGGTCGTCTTCGGCGATGGCGGCGAGTTCGTCTACTTCACGAAGCGACTGAAGGAGATCTTCGCGCCCGGCGTTCCGGTGTACCCGCTCCCCGGCGGCGGCCGGAACCGCTTCCAGCCGATCTGGGTGGGCGATCTCGTTCCGATGCTCGCCGACGCCGTCGCCGACGCCGACCACGCCGACCGGACGTACGAGTTCGGCGGCCCGGACGTACTCACGCTCCGAGCGATCTCCGAGATGGTGTTCGAAGCGGAGGGGCGGTCGATCACCGTCGTCCCGCTCCCGATGGGGCTGGCGAAGGTCGGACTCTCCGTGCTGGGGTCGGTTGGCTTCCCCATGGGACGCGATCAGTACCGGTCGCTGCAGTTGGACAACGTCGTCTCCGAGAACGACGTCGGCGCGTTCGGCGTCGCCGAGGCCGACCTGAAGTCGTTTGACGAGTACCTGCGAGGCGCGACACCCACGGACGAGACCGACGCGACCGCCACCGCCTGATCGGTTCGACCCCCGTCGGCGCTCCGCGCGCGAGACACTTCGACGGTCGTTATCGACTGCGCTCAGCGGTCGTTTTCGACTGGGTTCGGCCGAAACTGTTGCCAGTGGCGGCCGTCCGGCCGACCCGTCTCCGCTCGGCTCCGTCCGACCGGAATAAATAACTGTGTCATACGACAGTCCCGTTTGCAGATTTATCACTATTTTTATAACTCTGCGATCGTACTCCAGTACTGCGATATTCGGTCGAACGAGCCTCGCTCGGACTCTCGACAGTGATAGGCCCATCAGAAGGCTTATAACCGTACTCTCTCTGAATCAGGCTTAATGAGGAGGGGAGACGTATGAAACTGGCACTCATCGGATTCGGTCAGGCGGGGGGTAAGATCGTGGACAAGTTCGTCCAATACGACCAGCGCACGGGCAGCGACATCGTGCGGGCGGCGGTCGCGGTCAACACGGCCAAGGCGGACCTCATGGGGCTCGAGGAGATCCCGAAAGACCAGCGGGTACTTATCGGGCAGTCTCGCGTCAAGGGCCACGGCGTCGGCGCGGACAACGAGCTCGGCGCGGAGATCGCCGAGGAGGACATCGACGAGGTGCAGGGGGCC
This genomic interval carries:
- a CDS encoding DUF7126 family protein: MTDLSAVVAGPDPEALGAELESLDVTVSRIDGPVTGGTLDDAGIDDAALFVLTDTAEATGIAVAKDRNPDVRAVVYAAESLPEFAKGQADLAVDPELLSAAVVADELVAGA
- the guaA gene encoding glutamine-hydrolyzing GMP synthase, encoding MVNVEEFIDEATTEITEAVGDANAIIALSGGVDSSVAAALAYRAIGDQLTPVYVDTGLMRKGETDQIRETFAFMDSLEVVEAQGRFLDALAGVTDPEEKRHVIGEQFIREFEREAIETDAEYLVQGTIYPDRIESEGNIKSHHNVGGLPDVVDFEGIVEPVRDLYKDEVREVARALDLEAVISERMPFPGPGLAVRIIGEITEEKLAVARDANHVVEEEVAEHDPWQAFAAVIGKATGVKGDNRVHGWVVSVRSVESRDGMTARAQNLPWETLQRIQSRITGENDDVARVVYDVTHKPPATIEYE
- the pyrG gene encoding glutamine hydrolyzing CTP synthase, which gives rise to MPTEQTGYDPSLGRKFIFVTGGVMSGLGKGITAASTGRLLANAGFDVTAVKIDPYLNVDAGTMNPYQHGEVYVLKDGGEVDLDLGNYERFLGVDMTSDHNVTTGKTYQHVIEKERAGDYLGKTVQVIPHVTDDIKRRIREAAEGSDVCLVEIGGTVGDIEGMPYLEALRQFAHEEDDEDILFTHVTLVPYSKNGEQKTKPTQHSVKELRSIGLQPDILVGRCDDELAPETKEKIALFCDVPTEAVFSNPDVDDVYHVPLTVEEEGLDEHVMERLELVEEALPEAERENTWRDLVTRERTGEVDIALVGKYDLEDAYMSVHEALKHAGLEHGVDVNVVWVAADEADGAHRDRLESADGVVVPGGFGSRGTDGKVEAVRYAREHDVPFLGLCLGFQMAVVEHARNVLDWDDADSAEFEPETPYPVIDLLPDQHDEEDMGGTMRLGAHETEIEPDTLAERIYGDDSCTERHRHRYEVNPNYIDELETDGLVFSGHAGPRMEILERDDHPYFVGTQFHPEFRSRPDRASPPFVGLLDAVLDETNPQGEGSTDDRDAVVDEEVTA
- a CDS encoding complex I NDUFA9 subunit family protein, with the protein product MRVVVAGATGFIGTHLCTELDQRGHDVVGIARDPTGAGLPDGVVIKAGDVTDRDSLAGAVEGADAVVNLVALSPLFKPDGGDELHERIHLRGTENLLAVAEDAGVDRFVQMSALGADPEGTTHYIRAKGHAEEAVRESEIEHVIARPSVVFGDGGEFVYFTKRLKEIFAPGVPVYPLPGGGRNRFQPIWVGDLVPMLADAVADADHADRTYEFGGPDVLTLRAISEMVFEAEGRSITVVPLPMGLAKVGLSVLGSVGFPMGRDQYRSLQLDNVVSENDVGAFGVAEADLKSFDEYLRGATPTDETDATATA